The genomic DNA AACCCGACTTGAAATCCGGCGGCGCCACTGGTATACTAGAAACCGTGTTCTCCCCTCTGTTGGTCATGAGTAAAAATACCTAAAACATATTCCCCTTCATTGACCGTGTCATTGGTAGACACGTCGTAGACTATGCCCTCATCCACTGAGACAATGTCAGTTATAGTGGGCATTGTTTTTCGTTTTTCAAAGCTGAGTAACTGGTATAGGGTGTCTCCTTTTTTGATTATACTACCCACCGGCCGACGGTTGCGAATAATTCCACCCCTTGGGGCATAATAGTGTTTCATTTGGCTTTTGGGGATGAGTTTTATTTTCTTTGCCACCGGCAACAGGCGCGTGTTTAGCATTTTCTTAAAAGCTAGATAGTTAATTATTCCTGTTACCCCCTGTTCGACTGATTCTTCTTCTATTTTCATACCCGAGCCTAATTCCAGTGTCCAAGATTCCACGTCAAATACAATTTCTCTTCCTTTTTCTGCCAGTTTTTCCTCTAGTTTCAACCAAGGATTTAAAAATGCCTCGTCAAAGGCATTCCCCCCCATTTCATCCACTAAAACCCCGTATTCAAACCCAAAATATTCTGCACTTTTCTCCCTCCCCTTGAAGGTGTATATATAATTTATCGCAGAAACACTGGAACTATGGATGTCAATTACATAGTCCGCCAACACCGACAAAGACTGAAGGATATTACGATATTTCTCTGAAAAAGACAAACCCCTCTCCGGCCCATTTTCTCTTACCTTTGCCTCTAGTAGCTCCCTTATTTTCTCTTTGTAAATTGCCGCGAGCTCTCTCTCGGACAAATCTAAATTTTTCTCTATGAACACATCTAAATCCTCATATAGTTTAGGGGAGAAATCCCAAAAAATACGATTCCAGTTTTGGCCGTCATAGGGGTTAAATCTTCCTGTGGAAAAGAAATGATGTCGCTGATTTACCCCTGTAGGATTGCAAAGAGGTACCAGAATTATTTCACCACTTATATCCTCTGGTTGAAGGGAAGAAAAATAGTTGAGCAGTTCATAAATTACTGCATTGCCCACAATTTCTGCCCCATGCAAATTAGCCTGAATATAAGCCCTTTTCCCTTCCTGTTTACCTACAAAACGATATATCTTCAGCTGAAAAGTATCTCCACTCGCTAGGTTTTGTAAATCAATTAATTCGATTTTGGGTTCCATATTTGTTCTATATGTATCCGAAAAAGAAATATAATAGTTGTTAGAATCCAAAACTGGGAGCTAGGGGATTTAGGTTATTATAAGGCTATTATAAAAAAATAAAAAAAGAGAAAGGAGAAAGAGGGGGAGGGAAAGACAGGGGGGCTAGTTTTGTAAAATTCTGGCAAATCTACCTAAGGCTAGCAATGGAAAATAATGACGATAGAGATGGTATCTAATATAAAAATGTTGAGGAAAACCAGTGCCAGTAAAGTATTTTTCCTCCCAGCTACCCGTTGAAGTTTGGGTGTTGAGGAGGAAATTAACACCCCGACAGATGGCATCCTCTTCCCATTTACCCAAAGCTTTGCCGGCATCTATTAAGCCTATTAACGCCCAAGCCGTTTGAGACGCGGTAGATTCTCCCTTCCCCTTTAAGGCAGGATTTTTGTAACTTTCACAGGTTTCACCCCAACCGCCATCCTTATTCTGACAAGACAACAACCATTTTACCCCCTTTTTAATAGACCCTTGACAGGTTTGAGGGGCTATGGCGGATAATGCTGATAAGGCGCCAGATGTGCCATAAATATAGTTTACCCCCCAACGACCAAACCAACTACCATCCTCCTTTTGCTGATGACAGAGGAAACTAATGGCCTTTTGTAACTTGTGAGGATTCA from Geminocystis sp. M7585_C2015_104 includes the following:
- a CDS encoding succinylglutamate desuccinylase/aspartoacylase family protein produces the protein MEPKIELIDLQNLASGDTFQLKIYRFVGKQEGKRAYIQANLHGAEIVGNAVIYELLNYFSSLQPEDISGEIILVPLCNPTGVNQRHHFFSTGRFNPYDGQNWNRIFWDFSPKLYEDLDVFIEKNLDLSERELAAIYKEKIRELLEAKVRENGPERGLSFSEKYRNILQSLSVLADYVIDIHSSSVSAINYIYTFKGREKSAEYFGFEYGVLVDEMGGNAFDEAFLNPWLKLEEKLAEKGREIVFDVESWTLELGSGMKIEEESVEQGVTGIINYLAFKKMLNTRLLPVAKKIKLIPKSQMKHYYAPRGGIIRNRRPVGSIIKKGDTLYQLLSFEKRKTMPTITDIVSVDEGIVYDVSTNDTVNEGEYVLGIFTHDQQRGEHGF